A genomic region of Photobacterium swingsii contains the following coding sequences:
- a CDS encoding tripartite tricarboxylate transporter permease, which translates to MLDGILSGLSTAIMPTNLMMVMVGCFVGTFIGMLPGLGPISAIALMIPISYGLDPASGLILMAGVYYGAVFGGSTSSILINAPGCSSTVVTAFDGYPMAQKGQAGKALALAAYSSFTGGTLSAIMLLIAAPALASVSLSFQSSDYFALMLVGLSAVAAFAGKGQVIKAWMMTVLGLMLSTVGIDKGVGVERFTFGLTDLMDGFSFLLLAMATFALGETLMGILKPADDTRAKEQAQLGQIGSMKVTKEELKEVAPVSIRSSILGFFTGVLPGAGATIAAFLSYGFERSIAPKDKQEEFGKGSIRGLVAPESANNAASSGSFVPLLTLGIPGSGTTAIMLGALIAYGIQPGPRLFVDHPDIFWSVIISMYFGNIVLVILNLPLIPYISKLLMVPRTVLLPMILFFSITGVYLVSFNTVDVFIMLLIAMAAIALRLANFPLAPLLLGFILGGLMEENLRRALMISDGELSFLWERPITLAFTAVAALVLITPMIRTLLVRNKKASSEKLKAG; encoded by the coding sequence ATGTTAGACGGAATCCTTTCAGGTTTATCCACAGCCATCATGCCAACCAATCTAATGATGGTTATGGTCGGCTGTTTTGTCGGTACGTTTATCGGCATGCTACCAGGGTTAGGCCCTATTTCTGCCATTGCGTTAATGATCCCTATTAGCTACGGCTTGGATCCTGCTTCAGGCCTGATTCTAATGGCTGGCGTTTACTATGGGGCAGTATTTGGTGGCTCAACTTCATCTATATTGATCAATGCTCCTGGGTGTTCATCGACCGTTGTCACGGCTTTCGATGGCTACCCAATGGCACAAAAAGGCCAAGCAGGTAAAGCGCTTGCATTAGCGGCTTATTCCTCATTCACTGGCGGTACCTTGTCTGCAATCATGCTGCTTATTGCCGCGCCTGCACTGGCCTCAGTCTCACTCAGTTTCCAGTCTTCAGATTACTTTGCACTCATGCTCGTCGGGCTATCTGCTGTTGCCGCCTTTGCAGGCAAAGGTCAGGTTATTAAAGCATGGATGATGACAGTACTTGGCCTAATGCTGTCAACCGTTGGCATAGATAAAGGCGTTGGCGTTGAGCGTTTTACCTTCGGGCTCACCGATTTAATGGATGGGTTTAGCTTCTTACTATTAGCAATGGCGACCTTTGCACTCGGTGAAACCTTAATGGGCATCTTAAAGCCCGCCGATGATACCCGTGCAAAAGAACAGGCGCAGCTAGGTCAAATTGGTAGCATGAAAGTTACCAAAGAAGAGTTGAAAGAGGTCGCCCCAGTTTCAATTCGCTCGTCTATTCTTGGCTTTTTCACCGGCGTATTGCCAGGCGCAGGTGCAACCATTGCAGCATTTTTGAGTTACGGTTTTGAGCGCAGTATCGCGCCAAAAGACAAACAGGAAGAATTTGGTAAAGGCAGCATCCGCGGCTTAGTCGCACCTGAGTCTGCCAATAACGCAGCATCTAGTGGTTCATTTGTACCGCTGTTAACCTTAGGTATTCCAGGTTCTGGCACCACGGCTATCATGCTAGGCGCATTAATCGCTTACGGTATTCAACCAGGCCCTCGCTTATTCGTTGATCATCCAGATATTTTTTGGTCTGTGATTATCTCAATGTACTTCGGCAATATTGTGTTAGTGATCTTGAACTTGCCACTGATCCCTTACATATCCAAACTACTCATGGTGCCACGTACCGTCTTGTTACCTATGATCCTGTTCTTTTCGATCACAGGTGTTTATCTGGTTTCATTCAACACTGTCGATGTTTTCATTATGCTATTAATCGCCATGGCGGCTATTGCGCTACGGTTAGCCAATTTCCCGTTAGCACCATTATTGCTTGGCTTCATTCTGGGAGGCTTGATGGAAGAGAATTTACGACGTGCCTTGATGATCAGCGACGGAGAACTGAGTTTCTTGTGGGAGCGTCCAATCACGCTCGCGTTCACTGCCGTTGCTGCTTTAGTGTTAATAACACCTATGATCCGTACCTTGCTAGTACGTAATAAAAAAGCAAGTAGTGAAAAGCTGAAGGCGGGATAA
- a CDS encoding response regulator, whose protein sequence is MRQDSSVLVVDDCSIIQQTTKLILQNCGFNPANIHTATNASDAIKACQSKVFDILFIDFNLGHGSTGLQLLEHLSQKKLLMHSPMVFVITAEDSTPVFMGFAEFEPDDYLIKPLRSDALQQRLQASFMQRKLNKLVQTGFKLSGVGGAKSALQQAKSTKAFRQAITALCKQLTLDGEHQKAIALLASFVPKHPYLPAQLLLVELYMLQQDLAAANAVLSALRISHPNHLLVLDLSAKMALHNHQFSEAMQYWQHAQQLSYTNLDRQFSLFWLAQGLHSQGAFSKLREACAHIQHSIWDEPRYHALLFLGQIEQGITQKHTIERQWLIQTNQKALSAEERAFAFALKALQAVRNGDNFTAYRLLKHSHITMAEELLATSFEFNAILLKVYRLLNMTKADIETIERLDKLSVNEHNSTHRLLKQYWLKRQRESFNTSAADYQKAITLFTDKQYKLAGQALLTIWPSFRFDPIIAKQLIELFSLNLLPLTHLQREYLMEARWTFEALSEPPAWYQTLRKKDDAFATPIEQMTAKASGTAAIC, encoded by the coding sequence AGATAGCTCTGTACTTGTTGTAGACGACTGTTCGATCATCCAACAGACTACCAAACTGATTCTACAAAACTGTGGTTTCAATCCTGCTAATATTCACACAGCAACCAATGCCAGCGATGCAATCAAAGCCTGTCAAAGCAAAGTTTTTGACATTTTATTTATTGATTTCAATCTTGGTCACGGTAGTACTGGCTTACAGCTGTTAGAACACCTATCGCAAAAAAAATTGCTGATGCACTCTCCGATGGTCTTTGTGATCACGGCTGAAGATTCAACACCTGTCTTCATGGGGTTTGCGGAATTTGAACCGGATGACTATCTGATAAAGCCATTACGTAGCGATGCCTTACAGCAACGTTTACAAGCAAGCTTTATGCAGCGTAAGCTCAATAAACTGGTACAAACTGGGTTTAAACTTTCAGGGGTTGGCGGCGCAAAATCGGCTTTACAACAAGCAAAAAGTACCAAGGCATTCCGTCAAGCAATCACAGCCCTTTGTAAGCAGTTAACCCTTGATGGTGAACATCAAAAGGCAATCGCCCTACTCGCGAGTTTTGTGCCTAAACACCCTTATTTACCAGCACAACTGCTACTGGTTGAGCTATACATGCTGCAACAGGATCTAGCGGCTGCAAATGCAGTGCTTAGCGCGTTACGTATTAGTCACCCGAACCACCTCTTAGTGCTAGATTTAAGTGCCAAGATGGCGCTACATAATCACCAATTCAGTGAGGCGATGCAGTACTGGCAACACGCCCAACAATTAAGTTATACCAACCTTGATCGCCAATTTTCGCTTTTTTGGTTAGCCCAAGGGCTACACTCACAAGGTGCTTTTTCGAAGCTACGTGAAGCTTGCGCCCATATTCAGCACTCCATTTGGGACGAACCTCGTTACCATGCGTTGCTATTCTTAGGGCAAATTGAGCAAGGAATTACGCAAAAGCACACCATTGAACGCCAGTGGCTAATACAGACAAACCAAAAAGCACTTTCAGCCGAAGAACGTGCCTTCGCCTTTGCGTTAAAAGCCTTACAAGCCGTTCGAAACGGCGATAATTTCACGGCCTACCGTTTATTAAAACACAGTCATATCACCATGGCTGAAGAACTGCTTGCCACCAGCTTTGAATTTAATGCCATTTTGCTCAAAGTTTATCGTCTATTGAATATGACAAAGGCTGATATTGAAACCATAGAGCGTTTGGATAAGTTAAGCGTGAACGAACACAACTCAACGCATCGCTTGCTCAAACAATATTGGCTTAAACGTCAGCGTGAATCATTTAATACCTCCGCAGCTGACTACCAAAAAGCGATCACTTTATTTACGGACAAGCAATACAAATTAGCAGGCCAAGCATTATTAACTATCTGGCCAAGCTTTCGCTTTGACCCAATAATTGCAAAGCAGCTTATCGAGCTGTTTAGCTTAAATCTATTACCGCTAACACACTTGCAGCGGGAATATTTAATGGAAGCACGTTGGACATTTGAAGCCCTATCCGAGCCTCCAGCCTGGTACCAAACACTCAGAAAAAAAGACGATGCCTTTGCTACTCCAATCGAACAAATGACCGCGAAAGCATCGGGGACTGCAGCTATATGTTAA
- a CDS encoding EAL domain-containing response regulator, whose amino-acid sequence MKVLLIEDHAFQRQIMATQLAQLLTEPNDEIQTATSGLDALTIMSGYSPDLLLCDLNMPEMDGITFLSKVAEQAFLGSVVITSATSHEVIRSVSKMCADYQLNLLGALAKPVQLETLSSMINNAREAKPKTSHQRPAMTVDTNIVEQAFVQRWFVPYLQPIVDITTGQWVSCEALMRLHHPQQGLICPSAFIELVNQLGKDADLALYTLHYVIKHADLLQGKRVAINISSATLGTSGFVDKVLLLAQDHPDLQHKVYFELTESDMVKNTGRALESASRLGMNGFTLSIDDFGTGFSSLKQLETLPFESLKVDMGFTKAITTSHTALAIVESCLFLSERLSLTSIVEGVENIQIWQQLQKLNCHLAQGYFIAAPMPADKLNQWHIQWQQKVTELQPQG is encoded by the coding sequence ATGAAAGTACTGTTAATTGAAGACCACGCTTTTCAGCGTCAGATAATGGCAACCCAATTGGCTCAGTTACTGACTGAGCCAAATGATGAGATTCAAACAGCCACATCAGGCCTTGATGCTCTCACCATCATGTCAGGTTATTCCCCCGACTTATTGCTGTGCGACTTAAATATGCCGGAAATGGATGGGATTACCTTTCTCAGTAAAGTCGCTGAACAGGCGTTTCTTGGTAGTGTTGTCATAACCAGTGCGACCAGCCATGAAGTGATTCGCTCAGTCAGTAAAATGTGTGCCGACTATCAATTGAATCTATTGGGTGCGTTAGCAAAACCTGTCCAGCTTGAAACCTTATCAAGCATGATAAACAATGCACGCGAGGCTAAACCGAAAACTTCGCATCAACGCCCTGCGATGACTGTTGATACAAACATCGTTGAACAAGCTTTTGTTCAACGCTGGTTTGTCCCCTACCTTCAACCTATTGTTGATATTACAACAGGTCAATGGGTCTCTTGTGAGGCACTCATGCGCTTACATCACCCACAACAGGGGTTGATCTGCCCTAGTGCCTTTATTGAGCTTGTGAACCAACTAGGAAAAGATGCCGATCTAGCCTTATATACACTGCACTATGTCATCAAGCATGCCGATTTATTGCAAGGTAAACGCGTTGCTATCAACATCAGCTCCGCCACATTAGGTACATCTGGTTTTGTCGATAAGGTGCTGCTATTGGCACAAGATCACCCAGATCTACAGCATAAGGTGTACTTTGAGTTAACCGAATCAGACATGGTGAAAAATACAGGACGTGCTCTTGAGTCAGCTTCTCGACTAGGTATGAACGGCTTCACCCTTTCGATTGATGATTTTGGGACTGGCTTTTCATCACTCAAACAGCTTGAAACCTTACCCTTTGAGTCACTAAAAGTGGATATGGGATTTACTAAAGCAATCACGACCAGCCACACCGCATTGGCCATTGTTGAGTCTTGCCTATTTTTAAGCGAGCGTTTGTCGTTAACCTCTATCGTTGAAGGTGTCGAGAATATTCAGATCTGGCAGCAGCTACAAAAGCTAAACTGCCATCTAGCACAAGGCTATTTTATTGCCGCACCTATGCCAGCCGACAAACTCAACCAATGGCATATCCAATGGCAGCAAAAAGTAACTGAGTTACAACCACAAGGGTGA
- the pflA gene encoding pyruvate formate lyase 1-activating protein — MSVKGRIHSFETCGTVDGPGIRFIVFMQGCLMRCQYCHNRDTWDLHDGKEVTVEEIMKDATSYRHFMKASGGGVTASGGEAMLQPEFVRDFFRAAQAEGIHTCLDTNGYIRKHTDVVDEVLDAADLVMLDIKQMDDSIHQNLVGVPNKRVLDFAHYLHKRGQKTWIRYVVVPGYTDDEKSAHLLGDFIKDMDNIEKVELLPYHQLGEHKWEAMGFEYQLTGVNPPPKETMENIKNIIASYGHKVMY; from the coding sequence ATGTCAGTAAAAGGTCGTATTCACTCTTTCGAAACTTGTGGAACCGTTGATGGCCCAGGTATTCGTTTCATCGTATTTATGCAGGGCTGTTTAATGCGCTGCCAATACTGCCATAACCGTGATACATGGGATTTGCACGACGGTAAGGAAGTTACTGTTGAAGAAATCATGAAAGATGCCACTTCTTACCGTCACTTTATGAAAGCTTCTGGTGGTGGTGTGACAGCATCAGGTGGTGAAGCCATGCTACAACCTGAGTTTGTTCGTGACTTCTTCCGTGCTGCTCAGGCAGAAGGTATCCACACCTGTCTTGATACCAACGGCTATATTCGTAAGCACACTGATGTGGTTGACGAAGTGTTAGATGCCGCAGATTTAGTCATGCTAGACATCAAGCAAATGGACGACTCAATTCACCAAAACCTTGTTGGTGTACCTAATAAGCGTGTACTCGATTTTGCACATTATCTCCACAAGCGTGGCCAGAAAACATGGATCCGCTATGTTGTTGTGCCTGGCTACACTGATGATGAAAAATCAGCACATCTACTGGGTGATTTCATTAAAGATATGGATAACATCGAAAAGGTAGAACTGCTGCCTTACCACCAACTTGGCGAGCACAAGTGGGAAGCAATGGGCTTTGAATACCAACTAACGGGGGTGAATCCTCCGCCAAAAGAAACCATGGAAAACATCAAGAATATTATTGCCAGCTACGGCCATAAGGTAATGTATTAA
- a CDS encoding transporter substrate-binding domain-containing protein, producing MLRIILLFILCFAPIYNALASEKYEPNQLTSPEIISVATPTQPEQKKVLRIGYPNFDWAPFTYVSDRGHMAGLLPSIVYEIAKKSGYSTQTVIYPNFEDVLAGFNNKEIDILVGVSSTFERKKIMHFSQPLVVVPMAVVSKDPSIRNIQDLTGQVIAVESGFAIEEQLHQLSNKKLNIEQYASSSEAFNAMRVGDANAYIGNAITLRNMLSREDDRESIVFQELPDLPYERLYIASHKQDTAVIADLNAAYASLNQHLLTSIYDTWLTTSQQRYLNIKNNLNLTSDEQDWLDNHSTLKVAYHPNDFPYQFSGSDGAMEGISADILAEIGKLLKISISPMPITSLKTVLPRLEANEFDVIAAVTCTSDRKNLFHCTQPYTEESWVMVDNAEQEPFSKTSTIGVLKNRYGHALSKKLFSDNPLAFYDNNEQLLMAAMNGKVDVAVISLSSASSLLQSEFLGRLQIISSKLDAYNHPVGMAVSKDNRLLRDLLNKALNAIPPKKFSEIEKQWQTVTVHQGIPYKELLLWGAIISAVSALIILTIMYWNRKLSHEVKQRKQVEQQLTYLTNNFDGVLLQHVQRSDDPSDIELLFVSNKVHELIGISASKLFTQPMLIFRLLKQRDDNNDILTAMRDACSKGYWKTELQLKSLQTSQRWIEIRCHITPQENGWQWNTILLDITHMKEQQHELELARKDAEAATVAKSRFLAMMSHEIRTPISGVLSLLELLAPHVRRPEAKSIHTSLVQSGNNLLNIVNDVLDFSKVEAGKLSLSAEPCDMANLIHELVQPHVVHAEQKGVRFKLWVDPAIAQTMVCDPLRLRQVMNNLLNNATKFTDHGHIGLLVDLANQHNNQQTLRFTIEDSGIGISDSDIQKLFQPFEQADVSSERRFSGTGLGLSICRQLVQLMGGEIHVESQLGLGSQFIFHLTFSVVTPSEHTQLLPHCGLINLPIEQHFALHAYLNNWSGHTFSIEAYNQPELLRLLQLQQQKQALHTLMISEYDYQALQLTPALLAEYFPEVKWIFLRQSSLLSPEPAPQGWVLSLSPLMPMQLKHVLMTQADDAMLADVHYTKNSQVQHLAEQNAEASLAEGDGIEEVELKPYKILVAEDHPINQQIIAQQLRQLGYQADITDNGQLALNALHQQDYDLILTDCHMPELDGYGLASAVRQQGFCTPTGRLIPIIALTANAAASEKSNCKANGFDQCLFKPVTLQQLDTVLALWLHPDTDINLQDGCGFALNETLSPASNEDLDEWDLGDFNELENDNEANEVNISGSLLFEFLDDDTLKREAAGESDNEVISLASLSQIFGDPSLCQQILQQYYQACLTDFADLKQAVLTQDTDSIRLISHRMKGAARMVEYHALAQTCEHMEHEVQQSQQPTEDVFKQQVDEIDHHIQQLEQQVSAFNESTVN from the coding sequence ATGTTAAGAATTATTTTGTTGTTTATTCTTTGCTTTGCACCCATTTACAATGCGCTTGCAAGTGAAAAATATGAGCCTAACCAATTAACCAGCCCAGAGATCATCTCGGTTGCCACGCCAACACAACCAGAACAAAAAAAAGTACTGCGTATTGGCTACCCCAATTTTGACTGGGCACCATTCACTTATGTCTCTGACCGCGGTCACATGGCAGGCTTGTTGCCAAGCATAGTGTATGAAATAGCAAAGAAGAGTGGCTACTCAACCCAAACCGTTATATACCCTAATTTTGAAGATGTGCTTGCAGGCTTCAATAACAAAGAAATTGATATTTTAGTGGGGGTATCGTCGACGTTTGAGCGTAAGAAAATCATGCATTTTAGCCAGCCGTTGGTTGTCGTACCTATGGCGGTCGTCAGCAAAGATCCTTCTATTCGTAATATTCAAGACTTAACCGGCCAAGTAATTGCAGTTGAAAGTGGGTTTGCAATCGAAGAGCAACTGCATCAATTATCGAATAAAAAATTAAATATCGAACAATACGCATCAAGCTCCGAAGCCTTTAATGCGATGCGAGTCGGTGATGCAAATGCTTATATTGGTAATGCCATCACATTACGCAATATGTTATCACGTGAAGATGATCGAGAATCAATCGTCTTCCAAGAATTACCCGATCTCCCATACGAGCGCTTGTATATTGCCAGCCATAAGCAAGACACGGCTGTCATTGCTGATCTAAATGCAGCATACGCTTCGCTCAACCAACACTTATTAACCTCGATTTATGACACTTGGCTAACAACATCGCAGCAACGTTACTTAAATATAAAAAATAATCTGAATTTAACGTCAGATGAGCAAGATTGGCTTGATAACCACTCAACCCTAAAAGTTGCTTATCACCCTAATGATTTTCCGTACCAATTCAGTGGTTCTGACGGTGCAATGGAAGGGATCAGTGCTGATATTTTGGCGGAAATAGGCAAACTGCTTAAAATATCCATTTCACCTATGCCAATAACATCACTAAAAACCGTGTTGCCCCGATTAGAAGCAAATGAATTTGATGTTATCGCGGCAGTTACTTGTACTTCAGATAGAAAAAATTTATTCCATTGTACCCAACCTTACACCGAAGAAAGCTGGGTTATGGTTGACAATGCCGAGCAAGAACCTTTTTCCAAGACCAGCACAATTGGTGTGCTAAAAAACCGTTACGGCCATGCACTGAGTAAAAAGCTCTTTAGTGATAATCCCCTCGCCTTCTATGACAACAACGAGCAACTGTTGATGGCAGCAATGAATGGCAAGGTCGACGTGGCAGTAATATCACTTTCTAGCGCATCTTCATTGCTGCAAAGCGAATTTCTTGGTCGCTTGCAGATCATCTCTAGTAAGCTGGACGCGTATAATCACCCTGTTGGTATGGCCGTCTCGAAAGATAACCGCCTACTACGTGATTTATTAAACAAAGCACTGAACGCTATCCCACCGAAAAAATTCAGTGAAATTGAAAAGCAGTGGCAGACAGTCACGGTTCACCAAGGGATCCCCTACAAAGAGCTGCTGCTATGGGGAGCCATCATCAGTGCCGTTTCCGCACTGATCATCCTGACTATCATGTACTGGAACCGTAAACTCAGCCATGAAGTGAAGCAGCGTAAGCAAGTGGAACAACAACTCACTTACCTGACCAATAACTTCGATGGCGTCTTATTACAGCATGTGCAACGTAGCGATGACCCGAGTGATATTGAATTACTTTTCGTCAGTAACAAGGTCCACGAACTGATAGGTATTTCAGCAAGCAAGTTATTCACTCAACCTATGCTTATCTTTCGATTGCTAAAGCAACGTGATGACAATAATGACATTTTAACGGCTATGCGTGACGCCTGTTCCAAAGGGTATTGGAAAACAGAATTACAGCTCAAGAGCCTTCAAACCAGCCAACGTTGGATCGAAATTCGCTGCCACATTACACCACAAGAGAATGGCTGGCAGTGGAACACGATACTGCTTGATATTACCCACATGAAAGAGCAGCAACACGAGCTTGAATTAGCCCGTAAAGATGCCGAAGCGGCCACAGTTGCAAAGTCACGCTTCCTTGCCATGATGAGCCATGAAATTCGCACGCCTATTAGTGGCGTTTTGAGCTTACTTGAACTTTTAGCACCTCACGTCCGTCGACCTGAAGCAAAAAGTATTCACACCAGTTTGGTGCAATCAGGCAATAACTTGCTCAATATTGTTAACGATGTTTTAGACTTCTCAAAAGTTGAAGCGGGTAAATTAAGCTTGAGTGCTGAACCCTGTGACATGGCGAATTTGATCCATGAATTAGTGCAACCGCATGTGGTTCATGCAGAGCAAAAAGGCGTACGCTTTAAACTTTGGGTTGATCCTGCGATAGCTCAAACCATGGTGTGTGACCCGCTTCGTTTACGTCAGGTTATGAATAACCTACTCAACAATGCAACCAAGTTTACAGACCATGGCCATATTGGGTTATTGGTCGATCTTGCTAATCAGCATAATAATCAGCAAACATTGCGCTTCACCATTGAAGACAGTGGTATTGGTATCAGCGACAGTGACATTCAGAAACTGTTTCAGCCTTTTGAACAAGCTGATGTGAGTAGTGAGCGCCGCTTCAGTGGTACAGGCTTAGGGCTTTCCATCTGCCGCCAGCTGGTTCAACTCATGGGTGGCGAAATTCATGTTGAAAGCCAATTAGGCCTTGGTAGCCAATTTATTTTCCACCTGACATTTTCAGTTGTCACACCGTCAGAACATACGCAGCTTTTACCACACTGCGGGTTGATCAACTTACCTATAGAGCAACATTTTGCTCTGCATGCGTATTTGAATAACTGGTCTGGGCATACCTTCTCTATCGAGGCATATAACCAGCCAGAGCTACTCAGATTGCTGCAACTTCAGCAGCAAAAACAAGCGCTGCATACGCTGATGATCAGTGAATATGACTATCAAGCATTACAATTAACACCTGCATTGTTAGCCGAATATTTCCCTGAAGTGAAGTGGATCTTCTTGCGTCAATCAAGCCTACTATCGCCAGAGCCTGCACCACAAGGTTGGGTATTATCACTGTCACCGCTAATGCCAATGCAACTAAAACATGTACTGATGACACAAGCCGATGATGCCATGCTGGCTGATGTTCATTACACAAAGAATAGTCAGGTTCAGCACTTAGCCGAACAGAATGCAGAAGCAAGCTTGGCTGAAGGCGATGGTATTGAAGAGGTAGAGTTAAAGCCCTACAAGATTTTGGTGGCTGAAGATCATCCGATTAACCAACAAATTATTGCTCAGCAATTGCGGCAATTAGGCTATCAAGCCGACATTACCGATAATGGCCAACTTGCACTAAATGCACTACACCAACAAGATTATGATCTGATCTTAACGGACTGCCATATGCCTGAATTAGATGGCTATGGACTGGCATCCGCGGTGCGCCAGCAAGGTTTCTGTACACCGACAGGCAGACTTATCCCTATCATTGCACTAACAGCTAATGCCGCTGCAAGTGAAAAATCGAACTGCAAAGCCAATGGTTTCGATCAATGTTTATTTAAGCCCGTTACGCTGCAACAGTTAGACACAGTATTAGCGTTATGGCTCCACCCTGATACCGACATTAACCTGCAGGATGGGTGCGGTTTTGCGTTAAATGAAACGCTCTCCCCAGCCTCTAATGAGGATCTTGATGAATGGGACTTAGGTGACTTTAATGAACTCGAGAATGACAATGAAGCCAACGAGGTGAATATCTCAGGATCGTTACTGTTTGAGTTCTTAGATGATGACACACTCAAACGTGAAGCTGCTGGCGAGAGCGATAATGAAGTGATCAGCCTAGCGAGCTTGAGCCAAATATTCGGAGATCCAAGCCTGTGCCAGCAAATTTTGCAGCAATACTACCAAGCCTGTTTGACTGATTTTGCAGACTTAAAGCAAGCGGTATTAACGCAAGATACTGATAGTATTCGTCTGATTAGTCACCGAATGAAAGGGGCGGCAAGGATGGTGGAGTATCATGCGTTAGCACAGACCTGCGAACATATGGAACACGAAGTACAGCAATCACAGCAGCCAACAGAAGATGTGTTCAAACAGCAAGTCGACGAGATTGACCACCATATACAGCAACTAGAACAGCAAGTGTCAGCATTCAATGAAAGTACTGTTAATTGA
- a CDS encoding tripartite tricarboxylate transporter substrate binding protein, whose amino-acid sequence MAALSGSAVASNAQTDSLDKIHFLIPGGAGGGWDMTARGTGEVLSKAGLVEKVSYQNLSGGGGGKAIAHLIETAKRQDDTLMVNSTPIVVRSLSGIFPQSFRDLTPVAATIADYGAIVVAADSPFTDWKQVVKQYSENPRSIKISGGSARGSMDHLIAAAAFKGEGFDPRKVRYIAYDAGGKAMAALLSGETELLSTGLGEVLEMNKSGQVRVLAITAPKRLPAAPSIPTLVEQGNDTIFANWRGFFAAPGVSQAKIDAWNQALSGMYTTNEWAVVRDRNGWIDTYKNDKDFFQFLEQQEKQMGDLMRELGFLQ is encoded by the coding sequence ATGGCTGCACTATCGGGTAGTGCAGTGGCAAGTAATGCCCAAACTGACAGCCTAGATAAAATTCACTTTTTGATCCCCGGTGGTGCAGGTGGCGGTTGGGACATGACCGCACGCGGCACAGGTGAGGTACTGAGTAAAGCCGGGCTAGTTGAGAAAGTGTCTTATCAAAACCTATCGGGGGGCGGAGGCGGTAAAGCCATTGCTCACTTGATTGAAACCGCAAAGCGTCAAGATGATACCCTGATGGTCAACTCAACTCCTATCGTGGTGCGTTCTCTCAGTGGTATTTTCCCGCAGTCTTTTCGTGATTTAACCCCCGTTGCTGCCACGATTGCCGATTATGGTGCCATTGTGGTTGCCGCTGATTCTCCTTTTACCGATTGGAAACAGGTCGTCAAACAGTACTCAGAAAACCCACGCAGCATCAAAATTTCAGGCGGTTCAGCACGTGGCTCAATGGATCACTTGATCGCAGCGGCTGCGTTCAAAGGCGAAGGGTTTGATCCTCGTAAAGTCCGCTACATTGCCTACGATGCTGGCGGCAAAGCCATGGCTGCGCTCCTCTCTGGTGAGACAGAACTGCTATCAACGGGCCTTGGTGAAGTGCTTGAAATGAACAAGAGTGGTCAAGTCCGCGTTCTCGCGATCACGGCACCCAAGCGCTTACCTGCCGCGCCAAGTATTCCAACCTTGGTGGAACAAGGTAACGACACTATCTTTGCTAACTGGCGCGGATTCTTTGCGGCGCCAGGGGTTAGCCAAGCGAAAATCGACGCATGGAATCAAGCCTTGTCAGGCATGTACACCACCAATGAATGGGCTGTGGTACGTGATCGAAACGGCTGGATTGATACCTACAAAAACGATAAGGATTTCTTCCAGTTTCTTGAACAACAAGAGAAGCAAATGGGCGATCTGATGCGTGAACTGGGTTTCTTGCAGTAG
- a CDS encoding tripartite tricarboxylate transporter TctB family protein yields MPTSPSSLHSKSQRQLLSRDRVGALIFLVISLIYGYQSQQIPLFPGDEFEPFTARTLPNLLSIAGVILSLLLVVMAKDDRHSGAITGFNWKLLIGFLVLMAAYGVGLTWLGFLLSTSLFLLGGFLLLGERRKSVLFGASFPFVTAFWLLLTQGLDIYLEPGYIFSAW; encoded by the coding sequence ATGCCGACGTCCCCTTCATCCCTTCACTCAAAAAGCCAAAGGCAACTGCTCAGCCGCGATCGTGTCGGTGCCTTAATTTTTTTAGTGATAAGCCTGATTTATGGCTACCAAAGCCAACAAATTCCACTCTTTCCAGGCGATGAATTTGAACCCTTTACTGCTCGTACCCTACCCAATTTACTGAGTATTGCAGGTGTTATTTTATCGCTACTGCTGGTAGTGATGGCCAAAGATGACCGACACAGTGGCGCAATCACAGGCTTTAACTGGAAGCTATTGATCGGTTTTTTAGTACTAATGGCAGCTTACGGTGTTGGGCTGACATGGCTCGGCTTTTTACTGTCCACCAGCTTATTCCTACTCGGCGGCTTCTTACTGCTCGGCGAGCGACGTAAAAGTGTGTTATTTGGCGCGTCATTCCCGTTTGTTACCGCTTTTTGGCTACTACTTACTCAAGGGTTAGATATTTACCTTGAGCCCGGCTACATCTTTTCTGCGTGGTAA